The Fimbriimonas ginsengisoli Gsoil 348 genome window below encodes:
- the groES gene encoding co-chaperone GroES: MANLKPLGDKVVVQLMEQEDKTASGIYLPDSAKKKPQEGKVVAVGTGRVLDSGERNALSVKVGDRVLFSKYGGNEVTHEGQDYTILDEDQIYAILN, from the coding sequence ATGGCAAATCTAAAGCCGCTCGGCGATAAGGTCGTCGTCCAGCTCATGGAGCAAGAGGACAAAACCGCTTCGGGCATTTACCTTCCCGACAGCGCCAAGAAGAAGCCCCAGGAGGGGAAGGTCGTCGCCGTAGGAACCGGCCGCGTCCTGGACAGCGGAGAGCGCAATGCCCTCAGCGTTAAAGTGGGAGACCGCGTACTGTTCAGCAAGTACGGCGGCAACGAAGTCACCCACGAAGGCCAAGACTACACGATCCTCGACGAGGACCAGATCTACGCGATCCTGAATTAG
- a CDS encoding type II toxin-antitoxin system VapC family toxin — protein MARPSHHAASKAWLTDPPANAELAVPQHGLLEVYAVLTALPVRPRHTPALVKLAMREVLSGVQVLPLLPKDYAAALEEAEAKDCRGGTVYDLLHLQAALSWGATKLVTLNPKHFRRLISPGSVEIVEP, from the coding sequence ATGGCAAGGCCATCCCATCATGCTGCGTCAAAGGCATGGCTAACCGATCCGCCGGCCAACGCCGAACTTGCCGTACCTCAGCATGGACTCCTGGAGGTTTATGCAGTCTTGACCGCGCTCCCAGTTCGTCCGCGACATACTCCCGCGCTCGTTAAATTAGCGATGCGCGAAGTGCTTTCCGGTGTCCAGGTACTACCTCTGCTTCCGAAGGACTACGCGGCTGCTCTCGAGGAAGCGGAAGCAAAAGATTGCCGAGGCGGAACCGTATACGACCTCCTGCACTTACAGGCGGCCCTCTCGTGGGGAGCGACTAAGCTCGTCACCCTCAACCCCAAGCACTTTCGTAGACTCATCTCGCCCGGTTCTGTCGAGATCGTCGAACCGTAA
- a CDS encoding DUF4287 domain-containing protein, which translates to MRADYWNVTDEQVVEKTGHPLAHWKSVLDAFGASSKKSNESVEHLQNEHGVPRYWARTLVTWRQKQD; encoded by the coding sequence ATGAGGGCCGATTACTGGAATGTGACCGACGAGCAAGTGGTCGAAAAGACCGGCCACCCGCTCGCGCACTGGAAGAGCGTTCTGGACGCGTTCGGCGCGTCCAGCAAGAAATCCAACGAGTCGGTAGAGCATCTCCAAAACGAGCACGGCGTTCCGCGATATTGGGCGCGGACGCTCGTGACGTGGCGGCAGAAGCAGGATTAA
- a CDS encoding four helix bundle protein yields MAEFGYEKLGVWKLGMDLVEAVYRVTRRFPRDEQFGLTSQLRRSAVSIPANIAEGYGRGSKASLANFCRIAQGSLFELRTELEVALRTEVASAEELKPLQGMAVELSRMLDGFIRSLKPDSTSENC; encoded by the coding sequence TTGGCAGAGTTCGGATACGAGAAGCTTGGCGTGTGGAAGCTAGGGATGGACTTGGTAGAAGCGGTCTATCGGGTCACCCGGCGCTTTCCTCGCGACGAGCAGTTCGGCCTCACGAGTCAGCTGCGAAGGTCGGCCGTTTCGATTCCGGCGAATATTGCGGAAGGATATGGCAGGGGAAGCAAAGCCTCCCTCGCCAACTTCTGCCGCATCGCCCAAGGTTCGCTCTTCGAGCTACGAACGGAGCTTGAAGTAGCGCTCAGAACTGAAGTGGCATCGGCCGAAGAATTGAAGCCGCTGCAAGGAATGGCAGTCGAGCTAAGCCGAATGCTCGACGGCTTCATCCGCAGTCTCAAACCCGACTCTACTTCCGAAAACTGCTAG
- a CDS encoding PH domain-containing protein: MPRLKEAVQAALPLIIGSVASGHGGGGDWIAAAIGGFTGLFAIGTYWTSRFDLDDNHIIHKTGWIFRKDRRIPLVQVQNVSLRQNVLERVFKVATVDVETAAGHGHDLKLSVLSLVDAERFREEILGAAHLSLPDKEKVEEPLVRLNRHDLIYGGLTENHLLQMVVGMFTVGGSLLAVGIKMVAKLPPLAAAFAAVGYVVVLFLGGWLWGAGSYILKYGGFVVHREEKVFRISHGLLNKVQMAIRPSRIEYLRLTTTIPQRLMRRTSLHVGTASSFGEAGVLAPIALFVERHVAYASASDIIPGLDIAKLHWRPFDPVFYRARVFRASIFIAALVALGVWIGVATGGAVAAVVSVMLGFLGLISLTNLGALFLARPENSFAITEDAIVVRQGYFHQNLSAIPLERMENMALSQPWWWRRRRSVTLSVQGMKHRLHVGALQESAVEELMARWRDKIDARERREALAEVAASIEPMEPEPETQVAVP; the protein is encoded by the coding sequence GTGCCGCGCCTAAAGGAGGCGGTCCAAGCGGCGTTGCCGTTGATCATCGGCTCCGTGGCGTCGGGCCACGGAGGAGGAGGCGACTGGATCGCGGCGGCCATTGGCGGCTTCACCGGCCTCTTCGCCATCGGAACGTACTGGACCAGCCGCTTCGATCTCGACGACAACCACATCATCCACAAGACCGGGTGGATCTTCCGGAAGGATCGCCGCATCCCGCTGGTGCAGGTGCAAAACGTCAGCCTACGGCAAAACGTGCTGGAGCGCGTATTCAAGGTCGCCACAGTGGACGTCGAGACCGCGGCTGGGCATGGACACGACCTGAAGCTAAGCGTCCTGTCGCTAGTAGATGCGGAGCGATTTCGGGAGGAGATCCTGGGGGCGGCTCATCTAAGCCTGCCCGACAAAGAAAAGGTTGAAGAACCGCTCGTGCGGCTCAACCGCCACGATCTGATCTACGGCGGCCTTACGGAAAATCACCTTCTGCAGATGGTCGTCGGGATGTTCACCGTCGGAGGTTCGCTCCTCGCGGTCGGCATCAAGATGGTTGCCAAACTCCCGCCGCTGGCCGCGGCTTTTGCTGCGGTTGGGTACGTGGTTGTGTTGTTTCTCGGTGGCTGGCTCTGGGGAGCGGGCAGCTACATTCTCAAGTACGGCGGCTTCGTGGTCCACCGGGAGGAGAAGGTCTTCCGAATCTCCCATGGGCTCCTCAACAAGGTACAGATGGCGATCCGACCGTCGAGGATCGAATACCTGAGGCTGACGACGACGATTCCCCAACGCCTGATGCGGCGCACGAGCCTTCATGTCGGGACCGCCTCATCGTTCGGCGAAGCCGGCGTGCTCGCACCGATCGCGCTCTTCGTGGAGCGGCACGTGGCTTACGCGAGCGCGTCGGACATCATCCCTGGTCTGGACATCGCCAAGCTCCACTGGCGTCCGTTCGACCCGGTCTTCTACCGCGCTCGAGTGTTCCGAGCTTCTATCTTCATCGCCGCACTCGTCGCGTTGGGGGTCTGGATCGGCGTTGCGACTGGAGGCGCCGTCGCGGCGGTCGTCAGCGTGATGCTTGGATTCTTGGGGCTGATTTCGCTTACGAACCTGGGGGCTCTCTTCCTCGCTCGACCGGAGAACAGCTTTGCCATTACGGAGGATGCCATCGTCGTCCGGCAAGGGTACTTCCATCAAAATCTCTCGGCTATCCCGCTCGAACGAATGGAGAACATGGCGCTTAGCCAGCCATGGTGGTGGCGCCGTCGCCGATCCGTGACTTTGTCCGTTCAAGGGATGAAGCATCGGCTTCACGTCGGGGCGTTGCAAGAGTCGGCGGTCGAAGAGCTGATGGCGCGGTGGCGAGACAAGATCGACGCCCGGGAACGGCGAGAAGCCCTGGCCGAGGTCGCCGCGTCGATCGAGCCGATGGAACCGGAGCCGGAAACGCAAGTCGCCGTCCCGTAG
- the groL gene encoding chaperonin GroEL (60 kDa chaperone family; promotes refolding of misfolded polypeptides especially under stressful conditions; forms two stacked rings of heptamers to form a barrel-shaped 14mer; ends can be capped by GroES; misfolded proteins enter the barrel where they are refolded when GroES binds) — protein MPAKNLLYDENARRALERGVNKVADAVKVTLGPKGRNVVLDKKWGSPTITKDGVTVAKEIELEDPYENMGAQLCKEVASKTNDVAGDGTTTATVLAQAIVNEGLRYVAAGGNPIAVKRGIDKAVEQVIAYIKSQAQTIKDKEQVEFVATIAGNDNEIGKQVAEAMDKVGKDGVITVEESKGRETTLDVVEGMQFDRGYISPYFVTDPERMEAVLERPLILIHEKKIGNAQEFVGFLEKAAATRRPILIIAEDVEGDALATIVLNKIRGVLQIAAVKAPGFGDRRKAMLEDIAVLTAGQFISEDLGTKLENVTIDMLGTAERIVITKEETTIIQGAGSKEQVLGRINQIRSQIDKTDSNYDREKLQERLAKLSGGVAVIKVGASTETELKEKKHRYEDALSATRAAVEEGIVPGGGVTLLRAAGQLSTDGLTADEATGLAIVKRALEEPIRQIAKNAGLEGSVVVEKVRNSPAGHGLNAINGEIVDLAAAGIVDPAKVTRSTIQNAASIAGLVLTTETLVVEKPEPKKAMGGGGGHSHGGGMGDMDF, from the coding sequence ATGCCCGCAAAAAATTTACTTTACGATGAGAATGCACGCAGAGCGCTTGAGCGCGGCGTTAACAAGGTCGCGGATGCCGTTAAGGTAACGCTTGGACCGAAAGGACGAAACGTCGTCCTCGACAAGAAGTGGGGAAGCCCGACGATCACCAAGGACGGCGTCACCGTCGCCAAGGAGATCGAGCTCGAGGATCCGTACGAGAACATGGGCGCGCAGCTCTGCAAAGAGGTCGCTTCCAAGACCAACGACGTCGCCGGTGACGGAACCACCACCGCGACCGTCCTTGCCCAGGCCATCGTAAACGAGGGCCTCCGCTACGTCGCCGCCGGCGGCAACCCGATCGCCGTCAAGCGCGGCATCGACAAGGCGGTCGAGCAGGTCATCGCCTACATCAAGAGCCAGGCTCAGACCATCAAGGACAAAGAGCAGGTCGAGTTCGTCGCCACCATTGCCGGTAACGACAACGAGATCGGCAAGCAGGTCGCCGAGGCGATGGACAAGGTCGGCAAGGACGGCGTCATCACCGTCGAAGAGAGCAAGGGCCGCGAGACGACCCTCGACGTCGTCGAGGGTATGCAGTTCGACCGCGGCTACATCTCGCCGTACTTCGTCACCGATCCGGAGCGCATGGAGGCCGTCCTCGAGCGCCCGCTGATCCTCATCCACGAGAAGAAGATCGGTAACGCGCAGGAGTTCGTCGGCTTCCTCGAGAAGGCCGCCGCAACCCGCCGCCCGATCCTGATCATCGCCGAGGACGTGGAGGGCGACGCGCTTGCGACGATCGTTCTCAACAAGATCCGCGGCGTGTTGCAGATCGCGGCCGTCAAAGCCCCGGGCTTCGGCGACCGACGAAAGGCGATGCTCGAGGATATCGCGGTTCTCACCGCCGGCCAGTTCATCTCCGAGGATCTCGGAACGAAGTTGGAGAACGTGACGATCGATATGCTGGGCACTGCCGAGCGGATCGTCATCACCAAGGAAGAGACCACGATCATCCAGGGCGCCGGCTCCAAGGAGCAGGTGCTTGGCCGGATCAACCAGATCCGCTCGCAGATCGACAAGACGGACAGCAACTACGACCGGGAGAAGCTCCAGGAGCGACTGGCCAAGCTTTCGGGCGGCGTCGCCGTCATCAAGGTCGGCGCATCGACCGAGACCGAGCTCAAAGAGAAGAAGCACCGATACGAGGACGCCCTGAGCGCCACTCGGGCGGCAGTCGAGGAAGGGATCGTCCCTGGCGGCGGCGTCACGCTGCTCCGAGCGGCGGGCCAACTCTCCACCGACGGCCTCACCGCTGACGAAGCCACCGGCCTCGCCATCGTGAAGCGCGCTCTCGAAGAGCCTATCCGACAGATCGCGAAGAACGCCGGCCTCGAGGGTTCGGTCGTGGTTGAGAAGGTTCGCAACTCCCCGGCCGGTCATGGTCTCAACGCCATCAACGGCGAAATCGTCGACCTCGCGGCCGCCGGTATCGTCGACCCGGCCAAGGTCACCCGTTCGACCATTCAGAACGCCGCATCGATCGCCGGCCTCGTCCTCACGACGGAGACCCTGGTCGTCGAGAAGCCCGAGCCGAAGAAAGCCATGGGCGGTGGCGGCGGCCACAGCCACGGCGGCGGCATGGGCGACATGGACTTCTAA
- a CDS encoding glycosyltransferase family 39 protein yields MSRNLTLGLLFAIIAVHVVLAASFASVTPFRTPGLLGGRVQIADVGAPDERQHVNYVLRLAHGGGFPVFNPKDPNLSETLESHQPPLFYFLDAAWGTVMNGYMPPAPPATEGKEMSQDDGLKLRSLNVLIGAFTIGGVFMLAFWSYGKSEVALAAAAFAGLLPMLAALDGAVSNDPLLFCLCTWTLALLAKGVSEGWTTRLALTIGILTGLAILTKTSGIVLLPVILVAVLLKGERPRPSATQFATALVPILVLTVPWFVRNTNLYGDPLALGAFGQAFGGTAQAKDLIGSFGPAGYWIDMVGGYTIRSFIGTFGYMDVWLTNNGHRNGEPGLYRAAWLLIAIGAAGWVLAIRQEPKEAKRVHLVNGLFFLAVLLTFLKFNMQYFQAQARYLLPAIGPIAAAVGAGLVALTRDRRLLALGVIVLVFGFLDVFALTRLPGQFAERTGMAQRTP; encoded by the coding sequence ATGTCCCGAAATCTGACCCTCGGCCTTCTATTCGCGATTATCGCGGTTCATGTCGTCCTCGCGGCATCGTTTGCCTCGGTAACTCCGTTCCGCACTCCGGGCCTCCTGGGCGGCCGCGTACAGATCGCGGACGTCGGCGCCCCCGACGAGCGACAACACGTTAACTATGTCCTCCGACTCGCCCACGGTGGCGGGTTTCCCGTGTTCAATCCCAAAGATCCGAACTTGAGCGAGACGCTGGAGAGCCACCAGCCCCCCCTCTTCTATTTCCTCGACGCGGCTTGGGGAACGGTCATGAACGGCTATATGCCGCCCGCGCCGCCCGCTACCGAGGGAAAAGAGATGAGCCAGGACGATGGGCTCAAGCTGCGGTCCCTCAACGTCCTCATCGGAGCTTTCACCATCGGCGGCGTCTTCATGCTCGCCTTCTGGAGCTACGGGAAATCGGAGGTCGCCCTCGCCGCCGCCGCCTTCGCCGGACTGCTTCCTATGCTCGCCGCGCTCGATGGAGCGGTCAGCAACGATCCGCTTCTCTTCTGCCTCTGCACCTGGACCCTCGCCCTGCTCGCAAAGGGTGTTAGCGAGGGGTGGACCACCCGACTCGCACTGACGATCGGCATCCTCACTGGACTCGCTATCCTCACCAAGACCTCGGGAATCGTCCTCCTGCCGGTGATATTGGTAGCAGTGCTCCTTAAAGGAGAACGTCCACGTCCATCCGCCACCCAGTTTGCGACCGCACTGGTTCCGATCCTCGTCCTCACCGTTCCCTGGTTCGTTCGAAATACGAACCTGTACGGAGATCCGCTCGCCCTCGGCGCATTCGGACAAGCTTTCGGCGGCACCGCCCAGGCCAAAGATTTGATCGGTAGCTTCGGCCCGGCCGGCTACTGGATCGATATGGTCGGCGGCTACACGATCCGTTCCTTCATCGGAACCTTTGGGTACATGGACGTTTGGCTTACCAACAACGGCCATCGAAATGGCGAACCCGGCCTTTACCGCGCGGCTTGGCTGCTGATCGCCATCGGCGCCGCTGGCTGGGTCTTGGCCATCCGGCAAGAGCCGAAGGAAGCAAAGCGGGTGCACCTCGTGAACGGGCTATTCTTCCTAGCCGTCCTCCTCACGTTTCTAAAATTCAACATGCAGTATTTCCAGGCCCAGGCGCGCTATCTGCTGCCGGCGATCGGTCCGATCGCCGCCGCCGTGGGCGCAGGCTTGGTAGCGCTGACGCGCGATCGCCGACTCCTGGCATTGGGCGTCATCGTGCTCGTCTTCGGATTCCTCGACGTTTTCGCCCTCACCCGTCTTCCCGGTCAATTTGCAGAGCGGACCGGCATGGCCCAGCGGACGCCATGA
- a CDS encoding AbrB/MazE/SpoVT family DNA-binding domain-containing protein: MESSVDRFGRIVIPKKMRDRLGMHPGTPITIEESEGKIEITVDEGSSALARDSNGHLVLTGKLIAPMKDFVATAREDRMRQVLGVEE, from the coding sequence ATGGAATCCAGTGTGGATAGATTCGGAAGAATTGTGATTCCAAAGAAGATGAGAGATCGGTTGGGGATGCATCCTGGAACGCCGATAACGATTGAAGAATCGGAGGGAAAGATCGAAATCACCGTCGACGAGGGCTCGTCAGCGCTCGCCCGCGATTCGAACGGCCACCTCGTTCTTACCGGCAAGCTGATCGCCCCTATGAAGGACTTCGTTGCCACGGCACGTGAAGATCGGATGCGGCAGGTGTTGGGGGTGGAAGAATGA
- a CDS encoding dihydrofolate reductase family protein, with protein sequence MNQMRRLSVFNSVSLDGYFTDASGDMSWAHNSLQDPEWNAFVEGNASGGGVLVFGRVTYEMMASFWPTPQAANMMPVVAREMNARQKVVFSNTLGEASWSNTTLIKGDLVAEMRRLKNEAGDDMVILGSGSIVSQLAKADLIDGFQIVTVPVALGGGRTLFEGLDERLRLKLTKSQAFGNGNVVSTYEKA encoded by the coding sequence ATGAATCAGATGCGAAGGTTGTCGGTTTTCAATTCGGTGTCGCTCGACGGCTACTTCACGGATGCTAGTGGCGACATGAGCTGGGCTCATAACTCGCTGCAAGATCCGGAGTGGAACGCGTTCGTGGAAGGGAATGCGAGCGGCGGCGGCGTTCTGGTTTTCGGGCGGGTGACTTACGAGATGATGGCGAGCTTCTGGCCGACCCCCCAAGCGGCAAACATGATGCCGGTCGTGGCCCGGGAAATGAACGCCCGGCAGAAAGTCGTCTTCTCGAACACGCTTGGCGAAGCGTCTTGGAGCAACACCACCCTGATCAAGGGTGACCTTGTAGCCGAGATGCGTAGGCTGAAGAATGAAGCTGGCGACGATATGGTGATCTTAGGAAGCGGAAGCATCGTGTCGCAATTGGCAAAAGCCGATCTAATCGACGGCTTCCAAATCGTGACGGTCCCGGTCGCCCTCGGCGGTGGAAGAACGCTGTTCGAAGGTCTCGATGAGAGACTTCGTCTGAAGTTGACGAAGTCGCAGGCATTTGGAAACGGGAACGTCGTTTCGACGTACGAGAAGGCGTAG
- a CDS encoding thiamine pyrophosphate-dependent dehydrogenase E1 component subunit alpha has protein sequence MSRNSAAATAEKTESPAETPQASRPRDLLSREDCLEIYRQLYLARYFDVRLIKEKKRGNLTGTLYSSHNQEAIIVGSLFGLKPTDWISPIHRDMSAFFLKDAKFRWRDANRMGLTIEQVCSQVWGKVTSPGRARDNWSHIGSREKRIIHSTSMLAGTIPVAAGVVYADRLNGGDAVCLTYNGEGSTAQGIFHEAINYAAVHKLPVVTIIENNQWAYGTPTQLEYSQRDFARRADGFGIPGIVADGQDVFDVYDKVMEAVEYARSGQGPSIVECKTFRAYGHGDHDDDRAARYRPPEEIEKGRSRDPIAVCRRQLLELGHLSEEEAAKYHAEGKNAAEASNDDFPPEVVEFLNEGIKFAIAADVPEAEEAALWVFKESGR, from the coding sequence TTGAGTCGAAACTCTGCTGCGGCTACGGCCGAGAAGACCGAATCGCCCGCCGAAACCCCCCAAGCTTCTCGTCCTCGCGACCTACTGTCGCGCGAGGACTGTCTAGAGATTTATCGACAGCTTTATTTGGCCCGATACTTCGACGTTCGCCTGATTAAAGAGAAGAAGCGGGGCAACCTCACCGGCACACTCTACTCTTCGCATAACCAAGAGGCGATCATCGTGGGCTCCCTTTTCGGTCTGAAGCCGACCGACTGGATCTCGCCGATTCACCGAGACATGTCCGCGTTCTTCCTGAAGGATGCGAAATTCCGGTGGCGCGACGCCAATCGGATGGGACTGACCATCGAGCAGGTGTGCTCGCAAGTCTGGGGCAAGGTCACTTCGCCCGGCCGGGCTCGAGACAACTGGTCGCACATCGGCAGCCGTGAAAAGCGGATCATCCACTCGACTTCCATGCTGGCCGGCACAATTCCTGTGGCGGCCGGTGTGGTTTATGCCGATCGCCTGAATGGAGGGGATGCCGTCTGCCTCACCTATAACGGAGAGGGCTCAACCGCGCAAGGGATCTTCCACGAGGCGATCAATTACGCCGCCGTGCACAAGCTGCCGGTAGTGACGATCATCGAGAATAACCAGTGGGCGTACGGCACGCCGACCCAGCTCGAGTATTCGCAACGCGATTTCGCCCGCCGTGCCGACGGTTTCGGAATTCCGGGCATCGTGGCCGACGGCCAAGACGTTTTCGACGTGTACGACAAGGTGATGGAGGCGGTGGAATACGCCCGTAGCGGGCAAGGCCCCAGCATCGTAGAGTGCAAGACTTTCCGCGCTTATGGTCACGGGGACCACGACGACGACCGGGCGGCACGTTATCGCCCACCGGAAGAGATCGAGAAGGGACGCTCCCGCGACCCGATCGCGGTCTGTCGCCGCCAGCTTCTGGAACTGGGACACCTCTCTGAGGAGGAAGCGGCGAAGTACCACGCAGAAGGAAAGAACGCGGCCGAGGCTTCCAACGACGATTTTCCGCCCGAAGTGGTCGAGTTCTTGAACGAAGGCATTAAGTTCGCGATCGCGGCGGACGTTCCGGAGGCGGAGGAAGCCGCGCTTTGGGTTTTCAAGGAGTCGGGTCGATGA
- a CDS encoding thioredoxin family protein encodes MRRTWPLVAIAAIAAVAAAQTSGTSLLASFGKALNEAKSVRSTYTAQTVGSGAETYTIALKKPNLARIETPAGTIVADGKQVTTYTKEDNTYFKRPQTEKDVKEFLTSDELGLFAGFFNPKAYDAPRSRAIGQRQMNGTPLSVVEATAGKKTKTYFLSTSDNVARKSQIELNDPNNGKLTTILDTKSLELNADLPDSTFTFVPPADARELSLDEINNGRWYTDLDEALKVARASNKHVFIDFMATWCGPCKMLERECFGTAQFKAMGKSYVWCRIDVDQQPTIASRYHAEAIPLQVVLDKSGGTQDQLVGYGGPARFFEFLTKNAK; translated from the coding sequence ATGCGAAGAACGTGGCCTCTCGTCGCTATCGCCGCTATTGCCGCCGTCGCCGCGGCCCAGACTTCCGGCACCTCGCTTCTTGCCAGCTTCGGCAAGGCGCTTAACGAGGCGAAGTCGGTTCGATCGACCTACACCGCCCAGACCGTCGGTTCCGGGGCGGAGACTTATACGATCGCCCTCAAAAAGCCGAACCTGGCCCGGATCGAAACTCCGGCCGGGACGATCGTCGCCGATGGAAAACAGGTCACGACGTATACCAAGGAGGATAACACCTACTTCAAGCGCCCGCAGACCGAGAAGGACGTTAAGGAATTCCTGACCTCCGACGAACTTGGACTGTTTGCCGGATTCTTCAATCCGAAGGCGTACGATGCTCCTCGCAGCCGGGCGATCGGTCAGCGACAGATGAACGGAACTCCGCTCTCCGTCGTCGAGGCGACGGCGGGTAAGAAGACGAAGACCTACTTCCTGAGCACCTCGGACAATGTGGCGCGGAAGTCGCAGATCGAGCTGAACGACCCGAACAACGGCAAACTGACCACGATCCTGGATACGAAGAGCCTCGAGCTCAACGCGGATCTTCCTGACTCGACGTTCACCTTCGTTCCGCCGGCCGACGCACGCGAGCTGTCGCTCGACGAGATCAATAACGGCCGATGGTACACCGACCTCGATGAAGCTCTGAAAGTGGCGCGAGCCAGCAACAAGCACGTCTTCATCGACTTCATGGCCACTTGGTGTGGACCGTGCAAGATGCTAGAGCGAGAGTGCTTCGGTACCGCGCAGTTCAAGGCGATGGGCAAGAGCTACGTGTGGTGCCGCATCGACGTGGACCAGCAGCCGACGATCGCGAGCCGCTACCACGCGGAGGCAATTCCGCTGCAGGTCGTTCTGGACAAGAGCGGCGGCACGCAGGACCAGCTCGTGGGTTACGGTGGCCCGGCTCGATTCTTCGAGTTCCTGACCAAGAACGCCAAGTAG
- a CDS encoding PH domain-containing protein: MNEIERPDEKVLYVWRAEVFIGWGLLLLICLAALSVGVFAGHAPAWILGLAAIPLGFGTLALFLLKRRWERWTFQLTPHTLEMSHGWLVRHRRIVSRNRIQHVDFESGPIGRKFDLVHVVVHTAGTTVGTIPGVRSERAERLRTELMSGPKAL, from the coding sequence ATGAACGAGATTGAGCGGCCGGACGAGAAGGTGCTCTACGTCTGGCGGGCGGAGGTCTTTATCGGGTGGGGGCTTTTGCTGCTTATCTGCCTCGCCGCGTTGTCGGTGGGCGTCTTCGCCGGTCACGCCCCGGCCTGGATTCTCGGATTGGCGGCGATTCCACTGGGGTTTGGGACTCTGGCACTATTCCTTCTTAAGCGGAGATGGGAGCGCTGGACTTTCCAACTCACTCCCCACACCCTCGAGATGAGCCACGGGTGGCTTGTCCGGCATCGGCGGATTGTTTCCAGGAACCGAATTCAGCACGTCGACTTCGAATCGGGACCGATCGGGCGCAAGTTCGACCTCGTGCATGTGGTCGTCCACACCGCGGGCACCACCGTGGGGACGATTCCGGGGGTTCGGAGCGAGCGGGCGGAGAGGCTCCGGACCGAGTTGATGTCGGGACCGAAAGCGCTGTGA
- a CDS encoding alpha-ketoacid dehydrogenase subunit beta produces MSAVATNPQSSSPLQEGVKKNYLTALKEALFEEMQSNPDMVCQGEDIGLLGGAFGVTEGLLGQYGSDRVVDMPISEACIVGSAVGLALAGKTVMAEMQFIDFISCGFDQIVNMMATYHYRTAGEVNLPIVVRGPAGAYSGGALYHSQMNEAWFCNAPGLRVVVPSTPYDAKGLLKAALRDGNPCIFYEIKELYRKREIAEVLPDEDYIVPLGQAKLRRVGSDVTLVSYGQNVYHCLAAAEELLKLGVSAEVIDLRSLVPLDEQTIFTSLAKTHRLVVVNEAPMTCGFAGEVIARVSEKAFDLLDAPPARVTRLDTPVPWAKPLELYVLPSVEKIVAEALRVVKF; encoded by the coding sequence ATGAGCGCGGTCGCTACAAACCCCCAGAGCTCGTCGCCGCTTCAGGAAGGGGTCAAGAAGAACTATCTGACCGCCCTCAAAGAAGCACTCTTCGAAGAGATGCAAAGCAACCCGGACATGGTTTGTCAGGGTGAGGACATCGGTTTGCTCGGGGGCGCGTTTGGCGTAACCGAAGGGCTGCTCGGTCAATACGGCAGCGACCGGGTTGTCGACATGCCGATTTCCGAGGCGTGCATCGTCGGCTCAGCCGTGGGACTTGCCCTCGCCGGCAAGACGGTCATGGCCGAGATGCAGTTCATCGACTTCATCTCATGCGGCTTCGATCAGATCGTCAATATGATGGCGACTTACCACTATCGCACCGCGGGTGAGGTCAATCTGCCAATCGTGGTTCGCGGCCCGGCCGGCGCTTATAGTGGAGGCGCGCTGTACCACAGTCAGATGAACGAGGCGTGGTTCTGCAACGCGCCCGGTCTGCGGGTGGTGGTTCCTTCGACCCCGTACGACGCGAAGGGCCTGCTGAAGGCGGCGCTACGAGACGGCAATCCGTGCATCTTTTACGAGATCAAGGAGCTTTATCGAAAGCGCGAGATCGCGGAGGTTCTTCCAGACGAGGATTACATCGTTCCGCTGGGCCAAGCGAAGCTTCGCCGCGTCGGCAGCGACGTGACGCTGGTGAGCTACGGACAGAATGTCTATCACTGTTTGGCGGCGGCGGAAGAGTTATTGAAGCTTGGTGTTAGTGCGGAGGTGATCGACCTTCGTTCGCTCGTTCCGCTCGACGAGCAGACGATTTTCACTTCGCTCGCGAAGACCCACCGTCTCGTGGTGGTGAACGAAGCTCCGATGACCTGTGGATTCGCGGGTGAAGTCATCGCACGGGTCAGCGAGAAGGCATTCGACCTGCTGGACGCGCCTCCGGCGCGGGTGACGCGTTTGGATACTCCGGTTCCGTGGGCGAAGCCGCTCGAACTATACGTGCTCCCTTCGGTAGAGAAAATCGTTGCCGAGGCTCTGCGCGTCGTCAAGTTCTAA